The Penaeus vannamei isolate JL-2024 unplaced genomic scaffold, ASM4276789v1 unanchor3738, whole genome shotgun sequence genome contains a region encoding:
- the LOC138861266 gene encoding uncharacterized protein: protein MTGLYSGRLRSSMSGYRRRHDAPYQTLSYKGGDNSHYEKGRTQTPPQKNKLQTFLSHDSDSSRVTEGENGLYLADVGCGFPTLTAVNLKKDIGKVFLECCLEYCLVKKGQQFIRMHCAGDCIPEGEEGNVNSEGWRPVFSFNLTPRDLSFFKHSMKLIYVDKETSPYFGELHAICYISSHEMIAVKNEELIQSKAIEGSRENAFCNLRKVRSRVKQRQDELIEVLYENFFMIPRTEVDIALKKFFNMK from the exons ATGACCGGACTCTATTCAGGACGGTTGAGAAGTAGCATGAGCGGCTATAGGAGAAGACATGATGCTCCTTACCAGACTCTCTCTTATAAGGGGGGAGACAACTCTCAttatgaaaaaggaagaacacaGACGCCACCACAGAAGAATAAGCTACAGACATTCCTCTCACATGATAGTGATTCTTCACGTGtgacagaaggagagaatggtTTATATCTTGCTGATGTCGGATGTGGTTTCCCCACTCTGACTGCAGTAAACCTAAAAAAGGACATTGGCAAAGTTTTCCTGGAGTGTTGCCTTGAATATTGTTTGGTGAAGAAAGGCCAACAGTTTATCAGGATGCATTGTGCTGGAGATTGTATcccagaaggggaagag GGCAATGTGAACTCAGAAGGTTGGCGTCCCGTTTTTTCTTTCAACCTAACTCCTCGTGACTTGAGTTTTTTCAAGCACTCCATGAAACTCATATATGTTGATAAGGAGACATCTCCATATTTTGGTGAATTACATGCCATTTGCTACATCAGTAGTCATGAGATGATAGCCGTAAAAAATGAAGAACTGATACAGAGCAAAGCAatagaaggaagtagggagaacgCTTTCTGTAACTTGAGAAAAGTAAGATCTCGAGTAAAGCAAAGACAAGATGAATTGATTGAGGTACTATATGAAAACTTTTTTATGATCCCAAGGACAGAGGTTGATATTGCACTAAAGAAGTTTTTCAATATGAAGTGA